The genomic stretch GCCTGCGCGAAATCGAAATGATCTACTTGTATATGTAAGAGTGTTATCTACCGGTAGATGAATCCATATGCCGATAGATGATCCTATATGTATATAATGAGGTCCGTTTAGATAATATCTGGTTAACCTTCACAATATGATCATGAATCGAAAATTAGCTGCGAACATTTTATTGCTTTCTTGTGCTATTTTCTTTAGTGCCGACAATTCCTTCGCGGAGGTGAGCTTATCGCGTAAACTCGGCCTCAAAATAAAGACAATCTACATTGACCCAGCATATGGCGGCAAAGAACGCGGGCCGAAATTGGCGAAGAATACATATGGCAAGAATATAACATTGCTTGTCGCGCAAAAACTTCAAGCCCGACTTACAGAAGCCGGCTTTACTGTCTATCTTTCACGTGAGGGGGATCAACATGTTCCTCTCGAAACGAGAACATTTCGATCCAAAGCGAAGGGGACAGATATATATTTAGCGATAAGAATCAGCAACCACAAGAAAGACTGTATACGGCTTTTTACAACCACCCTGCCAAAAGAAAGAAAACCGGTTCAGAACATTGAGACAAAGAAGTTAAACGAACGCAATAGTGATCTCAATGAAATTCTTAAAAGTATGCAGGTTGATGACAAAATAGAAGAAAGCATCAACCTTGCATTGAAATTAGAAACAAAATTACAAACCAATCAAAATGTTGGTTGTATTAAAATACAACCGCTCTATGATTACATTTTATTAAACACAGATATGCCAACAGTGATTGTCGACTTCGGCATATCGAATCCATCCCATAAGACACCGTATATACTTAACACTGAGACACAGGACCAAGTTGTGGCTGTTATTGCAGCTTCGGTAAAAGAATATTCTGACGAACGTGCCCCATCTCCAACTCAATAAAGATATGCTGTATTGATGAATCATAAATTAACTCGCGTCGTGAGGGTCGCGGAAACGCGCCTCTCACGCGCTCGTTGGACTAACTTATAATAACGCGTAAGAAAGTAAAGCGATACACGGTAATCTTCATTCTCCTGGTCTGCATTGGATGGTGGATTAATCCGTCTATGAGAGTCCGTACCGAAGGTGATATTCGACA from Nitrospirota bacterium encodes the following:
- a CDS encoding N-acetylmuramoyl-L-alanine amidase, which translates into the protein MNRKLAANILLLSCAIFFSADNSFAEVSLSRKLGLKIKTIYIDPAYGGKERGPKLAKNTYGKNITLLVAQKLQARLTEAGFTVYLSREGDQHVPLETRTFRSKAKGTDIYLAIRISNHKKDCIRLFTTTLPKERKPVQNIETKKLNERNSDLNEILKSMQVDDKIEESINLALKLETKLQTNQNVGCIKIQPLYDYILLNTDMPTVIVDFGISNPSHKTPYILNTETQDQVVAVIAASVKEYSDERAPSPTQ